The sequence below is a genomic window from bacterium.
CCGTGGGACCCCACGAAACACTCCTGGTCGCCGACGCCATGACCGGCCAGGACGCGGTGCGGATAGCCGAATCGTTCCACGGGAAGCTGACCCTCACCGGTATCATCCTCAGCAAGCTCGACGGCGACGCCCGGGGAGGCGCGGCCCTTTCCATGCGCAGAGTCACCGGGGTACCGGTGAAGTTCGCAGGCGTGGGCGAGGGTATGGACGGGCTCGAACCGTTCCACCCCGACCGCGTTGCCAGCCGGATCCTCGGCATGGGGGACATGCTCACCCTCATCGACAAGGCCGAGAAGGCGTTTAACGAGAAGGAAGCGGCCAAACTCGTCAAGAAGACCCGCAAGGGGGAGTTCGACCTGACCGATTTCCGGGACCAGCTCAGGAAGATGGGGGAGATGGGCTCTATGCAGGAGATCCTTTCCATGCTGCCCCTGCCCGGGAAGATGAAAAAAGCCCTGCCCTCCGGGATGGACGACCGTGAAATCGTAAGGATCACCGCCATCATCGACTCCATGACCGCCAGGGAGCGCCGCAACCCGAAGATCCTTAACGGCAGCCGCAGAAAGCGCATCTCAGCCGGCTCCGGAACCACAGTGACCGACGTGAACCGGCTATTGAAGCAGTTCGACCAGGCGAAGAAGATGATGAAAAAGATCGGAAAGGGTGGAAAAGGGATGGGGTTGCCCTTCTAGAAATCAGTAATCAGTAATCGGTAATCAGATTAAAGGCAAAAGGCTTCAAACACTAAGGAGCAGCCTTCACCAAGGCTATGGCTGACAAGCCCGGCTTGTCCACCATTTTATCCGCCATAGCTTGGAAAAAGCGACGGTGGAAGCTTAAGCGACGGTGGAAGGAACGTGGAGAAGATCCTAACCTTGGATTTTGGATTTTGGACCTTGGATTCAAAAACGTTTGACGAACCCTCTAAATAAGGTTAAAAGGTAAGGCTTTCAATGAGCTAATTGTGCACTGGTGCACCTGTGCACTGTACTTATTCAGGAGGAAGAAAATTGGCAGTTCGTATCAGACTCAAGAGAATGGGAAAGAAAAAGAGCCCCTTTTACAGGGTGGTTGTTGCCGAGAACAGGTCGCCCCGTGACGGCCGGTTCATCGAGAACCTCGGGACCTACGATCCCAGGGAGAAACCCGCCCGGATCCTCATCGAGGAGGAGAAGGCCCTGTACTGGCTGAGCCAGGGAGCCACTCCCACCGACACGGTACGCAGCCTGCTCTCGAAGATCGGCGTCATGAAGAGGTTCGATGCCGCCACTGCGGGAACGGCGGCACAAGCCGGACCGACCCCGGAAGCCCTGGCAGCTGTATCAGACGCGGTTTCGCCCGAGGCGGCTGCAGAGGCGCCCTCGGACAACTGATCCAAGGGGCCGCCCGACCGGGCGGCCTTTTTTCCCATGCCCGATCTCTACATTATAGCCCGGATCCTCCATCCCCACGGTCGGCGCGGCGATGTCGTGGTCCGTTCCCTCACCGATCACATCGAGACCCTCATGGGCGCTGCCAGCGTTTACCTGGGCCTGGATTCGGACACGCCGGTCACCGTCCAGAAGATCCGCTTGCACAAGGGCAGCCCCCTCCTTAAACTGGAAGGCATCGAAGATATCAACGGCGCCCTCGAACTTAAGGGGGTCGATATCTGTCTCCCCAGGGAGGAACTCGCCCCCCTCGAGGAAGGAGAGTATTTCCTCCACGACCTTGTGGGCTTTACAGTGCTCGACAGCAGCGGGGCCGAGGTTGGTCCGGTTGACGGGTTCGTGGAGACGGGTGGTCCGCCCCTCCTCGGAGGAAAAAGGGGATCGGGCAAACAGTTCCTCATCCCCTTCGCTCCCGGTACCATCGACGACGTGGACCTGGAGGCAGGAACGATCCGCCTGGCGGATTTATCTGGGCTGATCGATGAATAGTATTGAGAGGTCGATGTCGAAAACCGCTCGACACGGAGACACGGAGACACGGAGAAAGGTCTTTTCTCCCCGCGTCCCCGCGTCTCCGCGTCTCCGCGTCACCGCGTCCTGGATATATTTGGCCAATCACCATTCACCTTTTGATAGAGTCGCAAAAAGTCCAATCCGGGACTTTTCGCTCCACGGAAAGGGAAAAGCGTGGTTTTCCCTTCCCTCACGGATCGCTGACATATTTACCGGTCATCGATCCGGGCGCCCTTCCCAGGCGCGGCTAGTCATTTGTGAGTCATTGATTTTGTCGCCCCACGCGGGGCGCGTTGATGGACTTTTTGCGAGTCCATCACCTTTCATCGTTCACGATTCACGGAATTTCACATGAAATTCAACGTACTCACCATCTTCCCCGAGATCATCACCTCGGCCGTCTCCGCCAGCATCCTGGGCAAGGCGCTGGAGAGGGGCCATATCGCCATCAGCACCACGGACATCCGCGATCACGCCACCGACAAGCACAGCATGGTGGACGACTACCCTTACGGCGGGGGACCAGGCATGGTCATGAAGCCGGAGCCGATCTACGGGGCGGTCCAGTCCTTGTCCATGCCCGCCGGCGCGCCTCTTATCCTCCTGACTCCCCAGGGGGAACGGTTCACCCACGCCATGGCGAAGGAGTTCGCCTCCTTCGGGGAGATCGCCCTTCTTTGCGGTCGTTACGAGGGGTTCGACGAAAGAGTGCGCGAGCTTTTTCCGGTAAAGGAAGTCAGCCTGGGCGATTTCGTTCTTACCGGTGGCGAATTCGCGGCCCTGGCCATCATCGACGCTGTATCCCGTTTCATCCCGGGAGTCCTCGGCGACGAGGATTCGCCCACCGAGGAGAGCTTCGCCGCCAGCCTCCTGGAGTACCCCCAGTACACCCGCCCCGCCGAGTTCATGGGGAGCAAAGTGCCGGAGATCCTCCTGTCCGGGGACCACGGCAAGGTTGACCGGTGGCGCCGGGAACAGTCCCTTCTGCGCACCCTCGAGAGGCGCCCAGACCTCCTGGAGACTGCCGAGCTCACCGAGGAGGACCGGAAATTCCTTGAAAAAGCCAAAATCTGTCAATTTTCGGACAATGAAAGCGAAAAATAGCATATTTCCAGCTTGCCTTATTCGAAATTTGCCCTACAATTCATTTTTCCATGGGATTTCGGAACGGAGAACGAAGGACGCCGCACGAAGAAACAAGGATCAAATACTGTTTACTGAATACTGATTACTGACTACTGACTACTGCTCGAAGGAGCCCCCCATGAACACAATCGAAATGTACGAAAAGGAACACATGAAGCGGGACGTTCCCGACACCCCCATCGGATCCAACGTCAAGGTCCACTACAAGATCATCGAGGGCGAGAAGGAGAGGATCCAGATCTTCGAGGGCGTGGTCATCGCACGTAAACGCTCGGGCCTGAGGTCCACCATCACGGTCCGGAAGGTCACCGCCGGCATCGGCGTGGAGAGGGTGTTCCCCATCCACTCCCCCAAGATGGACAAGATCGAGGTCACCCGCCTCGGCCGCGTGCGCCGCAGCAAGCTGTACTACCTGAGGGCGCTGCGGGGCAAGAAGGCCAGGATCAGGGAGAAGGGACAGTACTGAGATTCCGACAGCTTGTCGGAATCTCAATCTCAAATCTCATATCTAAAATCTCAAGGATGGACATTGACAGGGTCGCGAAAAGTCCAATCCGGGACTTTTCGCGAAGTCATCAACATTTCGTGGTCATCTTTCGAGAAAACCAAGCAGTGGTCCTTCTGAGATCTGAGATCGGCTATGGATCTTTCCAGAGACAAATTCCATTTGGACAACGAACTCCGCGAAGCGGGCTACACCCTCATCGCCGGTGTGGACGAGGCAGGTCGCGGGCCCCTTGCGGGGCCGGTTTTTGCTGCCGCTGTCATCCTGTCCCCGGGAAACGGCCTCCCTCAGGCTCTTGACAGCAAGAAGATCTCCCCCACCCGGCGGGAGAAGCTGTGCCGGCAGATCCAGGAGGAGGCCCTGGCGTGGCAAGTGGCCCGGATCGAGCACAGCGTCATCGACGAGATCAACATCCTCCGGGCGACCTTGAAGGCCATGGTCGAGGCGGTGAAGAACCTTTCCCGTACCCCCGAAATGATCCTGGTGGACGGCGCGCAGACGCCCTTCGTGAATTCCCACTCGAAGGCCATTCGAAAGGGCGATTCGATCTCCCAATCCATCGGCGCCGCCTCCATCCTGGCCAAGGTCCATCGCGACCGGGTCATGGCCGCCTACCACGAGGAGTATCCCCTCTACGGATTCGACCGCCACAAGGGATACGGCACACAGGAACACATGGAGGCCATCGCCCTCCTCGGCCCGAGCCCCATACATCGCAGATCATTTGCTGGTGTCAAAGAACACTGCAAATAACCTGCGTATGTGCGTGGATGAGTACGTGCGTGTATGCGTTTGAGGCTTTTCTGATCCATCGCGATCACGCTCCACCCACACACGCTCCACGCAACTACGCTATACGAACATCATGGCCCCCACTTTGCAATTCATCCCTCATGTCCAGACAAGAACCAGAACACCTACGTACCGGAGACCGCGGCGAATCGCTGGCTGCCTGGTTCCTTCGGCTGAAGGGGTACCGCATCCTGGAACGGAACTTCGAATGCCGCTGCGGGGAGATCGACATCGTCGCCTGGAAAAAGGGAACTCTTGTCTTCGTGGAAGTGAGGACAAGGAAAGACGGGTCGCTGGTCGCCCCCTTAAACTCGGTAACCCCCGTAAAAGCGGCGAAGATCATCGACACCGCACGCTGGTACCTGGCCGGGGTGGCCCGCCCCCTTCCTCCCTGCCGGTTCGACCTGGTCGCAGTAACACCTCTGGGGCCTCGTCACCAGGTAAACCACATCGCCGGCGCCTTCGACACGACCACGGGAGAGTATGTCCTCGGCAGGCGGATCTCCGCCGCACGCAGTCGCCGCCGGTTTCCTCCCCGCAGGAAACGTAATACCGGCAAATGATCGCTCTTCGTGAGATAGATATCAAATCTCACGTCTCAGATCTCAAAACAGGGGCTTTCGCTCCCTTCACTTGCCCCCTGGCACCCCGCACTCTTCTTTTTCGTGCTCTTCCCCGCGACCCCGCCTGCCCCGAGCTTACCGGCCATGAGCTTGTCGAATGGTCGAGGGGCGTCCCCGCGCCCCGGGCCCGGATCCTTTCTCCGGGCCCGGGGCGAAAACACGGTTTCTCCGGTACCCCGACAGGGGGCCGGACAAAACCATTCGCGGATTTCGAGTTTCTTCTGGTTTTACTTCCCCAAAAAACATGGTAGATTACGCGCGGAAGTTGGAAAATTCCGCCCGGGGGGGCAATTTGTCAATACCGGCACGTAAATACCTTCCCAACCCTTCCGGTATCTACCCGCACTGCCTCCAGGGAGCAGGATTGTCACGGGATGGAGATGGTAGATGACAGGGGTTAACGTTCTCATCGTCGACGACGAAAAGGCCATCAGGGATGGCCTGTCCCGGGTACTGGAGAGCGAGGGGTTCAACACCGAACTCAGCGACAGTGGTTACTCCGCGCTGGAAGAGCTTCAATCCAGCGATTTTCAACTCGTCATCACTGATCTGAAGATGCCCGGAATGAGCGGCATGGAGGTTTTAAACGCAATCACCATCCTCCAGCCCAATGTCCCCGTTATTCTCATCACCGGCTACTCCACCGTGGAAAACGCCGTTGAGGTTATGAAAAAAGGCGCCTTTGACTACCTGGCCAAGCCGTTCACTCCCGACCAACTCCTTGATAAAGTCCGCAAGGCCCTCGATCATCGGGCGTTCCTGTTAGAGGAGCACTCCCCCGCCCGGCACTTGAGGGAGCAGATCGGGTTCGACACCATGGTGGGCCACAGCGCAGCCCTCGAGAAGGTGTTCTGGAGGATCAACCAGGTCGCCCCCACTGACAGCACCGTGCTTATCACCGGCGAGAGCGGCACCGGCAAGGAACTGGCGGCAAGGGGCATCCACCATGTCAGCCCGCGCCGGCAAAAACCGTTCATGGCCATCGACTGCACGACCCTCGTTGAGAGCCTCCTGGAAAGCGAGCTGTTCGGTCACATCAAGGGGTCTTTCACAGGGGCGGTCCAGACCAAGAAAGGCCTGTTCCAGGTAGCAGACGGCGGGACCTTGTTCCTCGACGAGGTTTCCAATATCAGTCCGGCCATCCAGGCCAAGCTCCTGCGCGTCATCCAGGAGATGGTGATCACTCCCATCGGAGGGACGAAAACGATCCCCATCGATATCCGCCTTATCGCCGCCACCAACATGGATCTCAAGGAGATGGTGGCCGAGGGCACCTTCCGTGAGGACCTTTACTACAGGCTCAACATCGTGCCGATCCAGATCCCGCCATTACGCGAACGTGAGGGCGACCTTACTCTCCTTGCAAGTCATTTCATGAAAAAGTACTCCGAGGAGATCGGCAAGGACATACGGGGTATGGCGCCGGGAGCCATGAACGTGCTCAAGCGCTACCCCTTCCCGGGCAACGTCAGGGAGCTCGAAAACGTCATTGAGAGGGCGATCGTGCTTGCGAAAGGCAACCTCATCCAGGCCGGAGACCTGGAGATCCAGGCTCCCCTTTGTGAAAACGGCATCCTCGACACCGAACGCGTTCCGAAAAGCACCGAGGAGCTCAAGTACATGAAGAAAAAGCTCCGTGAAGACGCTGTCCGGCCCCTGGAACACGCCTTTCTCCTGGACGCCCTGGAACGCAACGGATGGAACGTCACCCGCGCAGCCGAGGACGTTGGGATGCTGAGGCCTAATTTCCAGGCCCTGCTGAAAAAACAGGGGATTTCGTTGAAGGACCGTGAGGCCGGCTCCTGATGAAACCTGGTGGCCTGCGTAAGCGCGTGCGTGCGTAAAGCGAAAAAGCAGATATCGCATCGCAGTTACGCATGCACGCTCCACGCACATACTTACCTTTACAATCACACCGGCAGTGTGATCGAAAATGTCGTTCCCTCATCCACCTTGCTGTACACTTCCACCGTACCGCCGTGCCCTTCCACGATTCCGTAGGATACCGATAGCCCGAGACCTGTCCCCCGGGCTCCCTTCGTGCTGAAAAACGGATCGAAAACCTTTACGAGATTTTCTTCCGGGATCCCGAATCCGGTGTCCTGTATTCTGACCACGACAGCGTCTCCGGTGAGATCCATCCCGGTCCAGAGGGTCAGCGTTCCCCCCTCCTCCATGGCCTGGCTGGCGTTTAAAAACATGTTGATGAACACCTGTTCCATCTGTCCCGAATCGATGAGAAGGTCCGGCAGATTATTTGCGTACTCCCGAACGATGGAGATATCGTAGAAAGAGGAGAGGTGTTCCACCAGGCCAAGGGCTCGGTCCAGGGTGTCGTTGATGCTGTTCATGCTCTTCCTGGGCTCTGTCTTTCGGGAAAAATCCAGAAGGTTCTTGACGATCCTGGCGCAGCGGTCGGCTTCTTCGGTGATTGTGTCCAGGTCCTGTTTGAACTCCGGTACGAGCTTGACGTTCTTGTCGATGATGGAAGCGTGGATCAGGATCCCGGTTAAAGGGTTGTTGAGTTCGTGGGCGATCCCCGCGGCGAGTTCGCCCAGGGAGGCCAGCTTTTCTGAGCGGATGAGCACCGACTGCATCTCCTGGATCTGTTTTGTCCTCTCCTCTACCCGGCTTTCCAGGGTCGCCGCCCACTGGTCCCTGTCCTCCCTGGCCTTTTTCAGGCTGCCGGTCATCTCGTTGAACGCTTCCGCAAGCTCTCCAAGTTCGTCGTTGGGAGCGTCTTTAATGATGCGCCAGTCCCCCCTGGACAGGGCACGTGTATGGTCCAGGAGGGTATTCACCGGCTGCGTGATGAGTTTGCGGGTCAGAAGGTTCAGGCACAGGGACAGGGCCACGACCAGGAACACGATCTCTATGAGGATGTTGTTCCGGTAGGCCGCCATCTGGGTCACGATGCCGGAGGTGGAGACCGTGATATCCAGGACACCCAGGAGGTTGACGTCAGACGGATGGTAGTGGCATTGAGCCTCATAGCATCCCGGTTCGTTCCGGATGGCCCTCGTAACCGCCAGGACCTCTTCCCTGTCCCGGTCGACGAACAAACGGCTTCGATCCATGGCAGGGACATCCACCTTCGTGGAGTTTCCCATGTGGCACATCCGGCAACTGGGATCCTCCTGCTTGTCGATCCGGGTGCTCACTTCCTTTTTGTCCAGGGAAAACTGGACGACCCCGTTTTTGTCGATAAGCCGGACGTTCTTGATGTTCTCCTGTTTCCCCGCCCGATTCATGAGATGGTATGCCTCTTCGACATGGCCCCCCAGCATGGCGCTATGGGTTGTTTGAAGGATGGTCTCGGACAGGTTATCTATATCCCGGGTGTACAGCTCCATGAACGCCCCTTTCAGGGCGGCAATGTTAAAGAGGGTGAACACGGTCATGGTGAACATCAGAACAATCGCGCTGATGATTGAGAACTTGATCATCAGACCAAAGCGCATAAGAATCCCCTCCTGAAGCGCAGCTGTCTGCAAAGCGTGTCGAAAACTCTTGACACGCTTCTGGCCAGATCGGGAAACCAGAACCGGACACAGGAAATCAGGAAGGCGAAACTCCCCTGAGTTTCGCCTTCTTCACCTTCCTCTCTTCCTTCCTGATCTGGTCTGCGCACCAGATGCGCATCTGGTAGTTCTCCAGCCCCATGATGACGAGACCCGAAACGAAAACCGCCCAGTAGGTCTCGCTGCCTGCCGCGGCATAGGAGAAAAAGATGTAAAAAGAGGCGATGTAGAAAAGGTGGGACCAGCCGTGGTAGCCACCCTGCCCCTTGGCCAGGCGCGCCAGGGTGAGGGTCAGTGCTGAAAAAACGTAAACGATGAGGGCTACACCGATGAGTTCCAGGGGAGGAGAGGCGCCCAGAACCTCCCGGACCCTGGCCGAAAGAGGGGGAAGCAGCCGGCTGTTGGGGATGGCGAGGACAGTGATGAGGATGAAGGCCGCAAGCCCGTACGACCCGGTCCGGGATTGGGCTCTGAGATTCCGAATCCTTCCCTCAGCCTCGAACCGCTTATCCAGGCCGGAAGGCGCCTCCTCCGACGGGGGGGAGGCGCTACCTTGTTTTTCGTCCATGAGGCCCTCTGTGTTTCATGAAACCGGATACCGCGAAACCGGTGTTGGATCACGAAGGGGTCCCGCCCGACTCAGGATTCCCGTTGTCGGTGGTGCCGTCCTCGTCTCCGGGCAATTGAGCTCCCCGCCGCTCGAGGGCCATGACCTGTACCAGTTCACCCAGACGCTCGATCTCGGCGGATCCCCTGGGGATATCCACACCGATACGACCCTCACAACACTCGGAGGCGTAGTCGACCAGTCCCCTTAACGGCTGCATCACATTGCGCCACAGGAGAGCCGTCACGCCGCCCACCGTCAGGAATAGAATCATGACGCAAAAAATGACCAGACGCAACCTCAGCATTGCCAGGGATTTCATCAGCTTTTCCTGGGACAACCCCATATCCAGGGTTCCGAGGAGTTGCTTTTCTTCGGGATGAAAATGACACGCGGCCGAGGAACAATCAGGATCGTTGAAGATGGGCGTCATCAGATAGAGGATCTTCTCCTTGTTTTCATTGGTATGGACAATGGCCCGGTCCATCAGGCCCAGCCTGGTAACCGGCTTCGAGCCTGTGTGGCACCGGGCGCAAAGAGGTGATCCGCGATCGGGCACGGTGCCGATCTCTTCGATGTTGCTGGAATGGAGGATCACACCTGTGCACTTGAAGATCCGGGCATACTTCACCGGCTCCTGGGCCCCGATGTTCAGCATCATCTGGTCAATGCTGTCGTGGTCCGACTGGAGCATGGCGTACCTCATGGACCTTAGGATCGTGTCCGAGAGGGCGGCTTCGTACCGCACCGAATCTTTCATCATATCTGCCTTGACGAAGGAGTACAGCAGGATGCAGCAGACGATGGTAAACCCGGTCACCACCATGGCCACATTAATGATCTCTTTTGTGGCAAACTGCCTGAACATCACCTGCTCCCTTCTGCAAGGCCCGCGACCTGCCCGGATGACACCGGGCGGGCCGCGGGCTTTTCACGCAAGGTCGTCTTATCTATCTCATCTCCCTGGAAACCGTTGAGGGCTGGGCCACGGCTCCATGGCTGTGAACCTTTTCGGTCGCTTTCGCATAGGCCTCCACCGGCACCTTTTTCCAGGAATACACGATGGGGAGGCGGTAAAGGATGAACCGGTAGGTCGCGATGTAAAGCCCGAACAGGGTGAAGGCGATGATCCACTCAAAAATATGGGGGATCTCCTGGTAGAGGTTCCAGTTAAAGGCGATGATGGCGGTGTTGAGTCGGTTCAGGGCGATTCCGAGCACTGCGATAAGAGCCCCGAACCGGACGATCCCGACCCGCTGGTTGCGGATGCCGTAGGCGAAGAGGACCATGGGCGCGATCACTCCAAAAAGAAGCTCGAAGGAAAACCATTGTCCCCAACCTGTGGCCAGGTATGCCCACTCGTTGTCGTGGGCGATACCGAGGAGTTTGATGGTCAGATAAGTGATGAGGGCCATGCTCGACCCCCTGGCCAACCCGATGGTGAGCCGGTCAAGGTTCTCCCTGAACGCCTCGTCGGCTCGCCAGAACATGGTCTTTTTCACGATTGAGCTCACCACGATGACCATGCACAGCCCGCCGAAGATGGATGACACGAAGAAGAAGATCCACAGGAACTCCTGAGAGTACCACAGGGGATGGACCTTGGAGGGCGCATAGGTGAACAGTGCTCCCAGGGCCCCCTGATGGAGAGTAGACAGGATGATACCGGCGATGGTGAGCCCGATGGTCATCTTCTTGATGAACTGCTTGGCCATTGGCCATTGAGCCCACTCGAAGAACGCCTCGGACACCTCCAGGATCTGGACGGTCAGGTAGGTGGCCACATGCCAGCCCACCAGGAACAGGACCGCCGCGGTCCCCCAGGCCACCACCATCGGGTATGGCAGGCGCCATGGCTGACCCAGGTCACAGAGGAGGTAAACCACCGCGAAAAAGTAACCCAGCAGCCCGTTTAAAAGGGCGATGCGCAGGATGGGCTTGAAATCCTTGCGGCCGAAGAGCTCAACCGTGGTCCCCATTAGGAACCCGGATGCCGAGAGGGGCACCATGACGAAAAGCCCGAAACCGAGGAACAGCCCCCAGGGGTAATCATTGGAGGAGTGGGTGACGACTCCCAGGCCGAAGATGAACCTGTAAATGATGAGGGGGAACCCGACGGCAAAGAGCGCCCCCAGGATCCAGTTTAACGGGTTTCGGACCGCCTGGCGCAGGTACTCGCGAAGAGTCAGGCCGAGGAGCAGCTTTTCCAGGAAGCTCCAGCGGCGTCCGGAACCTTCGTCGGCCACGGAATCCACGGGACGATAACCTGTTTTCACAAGGGATTTCATGGCTATATATCCTCCCTCTTCTCGGTTGCGGGTTTCTCTTCGGCCCCCTCACCACCCCGGGTTGCCAGGCGGTGGAACCCGAGGAACAGGGCGGGCCAGATGGACAATACCATGGGAACATTGGAGAGAAAAGCCTGTGCGTTGGCCAGGATCGGTTCTTTCTGGAGGGTGGTGTCGAACCCCACCTCCTCGAAGGGAACGCCGGAAAGGTACATCCAGGACGTCCCTCCTACCTCATTTTCCCCGTAAAGGTGGCCCACGTAGCGGCCCGGGTTGACCCGGATACGCTCATAGGCAACCTTTATCAGGTTCTTCCTGTGCCCGAAGGTCAGGACCTCCTGGGGACACGCTTCCACGCAGGCAGGCGGCCTTCCGAACTTGAGCCGGGTGTCGTAGCAGAAAATGCACTTGCGGATCACCGGGTTGAAGGCGCTGGAATAGGAGTAAGCCGGAATCCGGAAGGGGCACGCGACCATGCAGTTCCGGCACCCCACGCAGACCTTGGAGTTGTAGATCACCGCCCCCTCCTTCGTCTTCGTGTAGGCGTTGACGAAGCAGCTGGTCAGGCAGGCCGGCTCGTTACAATGGTTGCACTGGATCTTCCGGTACGCCGGCTGCCCTTCCTTGCCGGCCTCGTACCGGTTCACCACGGTAAAAGCGTTCTCGTCGGTCCTTCTCTTCTGTGTGCCCCCGTGGTGCAGCTCATCGAATACCGAGTGGTCGTCGAAGGGCACCGCGGGAGCGGGCAGTTTCTGTTCTTCGTTGCACGCGGCCTCACAGGTCCGACAGCCGATGCAGCGGGTCAGGTCCACCAGGACTCCCATTCCATCGGGGTAGCCGGTGAAGCCGGCAGCACCGATAGCTTTCCCGGACAAGGTGAACGTCCCTGCTGCCGCTCCCGCCAGGCTCACCGAAAGAAACTTTCTTCGGGTCATCTTACTCATGTCTTCCTCCCTCATATATCTGGCGTTTCACTGACAAGGTTCCGCTCCCCCTGAATCATCCTCAAGGACTCAGTGAGCGGAGCTGGTACCTTCACCAGATGGCGCATATTTTCCCGAGTGGTAAAAAGCGTCTCCGGCCTCGGTCCTCTCGTGGCAATCCTCACATCCGACAGGACCGCCCATTTCGTTGTGAC
It includes:
- the ffh gene encoding signal recognition particle protein, with protein sequence MFQNLADKFDAVFRKLKGRGKLSEADIDATLREVKLALLEADVNFKVVRDFTAHIREKTMGKEVLESLTPAQQVIKIVHGELAAILGGSRATLNRASIPPTRILMVGLQGSGKTTTCAKLALHLKEQGYRPYLVPADLSRPAAVDQLISVAGKVGVPVYRSDTSMTPVQVFKAAAVEAGRAGCDTVIVDTAGRLHVDEKLMEEVTALAGTVGPHETLLVADAMTGQDAVRIAESFHGKLTLTGIILSKLDGDARGGAALSMRRVTGVPVKFAGVGEGMDGLEPFHPDRVASRILGMGDMLTLIDKAEKAFNEKEAAKLVKKTRKGEFDLTDFRDQLRKMGEMGSMQEILSMLPLPGKMKKALPSGMDDREIVRITAIIDSMTARERRNPKILNGSRRKRISAGSGTTVTDVNRLLKQFDQAKKMMKKIGKGGKGMGLPF
- the rimM gene encoding ribosome maturation factor RimM (Essential for efficient processing of 16S rRNA), producing the protein MPDLYIIARILHPHGRRGDVVVRSLTDHIETLMGAASVYLGLDSDTPVTVQKIRLHKGSPLLKLEGIEDINGALELKGVDICLPREELAPLEEGEYFLHDLVGFTVLDSSGAEVGPVDGFVETGGPPLLGGKRGSGKQFLIPFAPGTIDDVDLEAGTIRLADLSGLIDE
- the trmD gene encoding tRNA (guanosine(37)-N1)-methyltransferase TrmD; translation: MKFNVLTIFPEIITSAVSASILGKALERGHIAISTTDIRDHATDKHSMVDDYPYGGGPGMVMKPEPIYGAVQSLSMPAGAPLILLTPQGERFTHAMAKEFASFGEIALLCGRYEGFDERVRELFPVKEVSLGDFVLTGGEFAALAIIDAVSRFIPGVLGDEDSPTEESFAASLLEYPQYTRPAEFMGSKVPEILLSGDHGKVDRWRREQSLLRTLERRPDLLETAELTEEDRKFLEKAKICQFSDNESEK
- the rplS gene encoding 50S ribosomal protein L19 — protein: MNTIEMYEKEHMKRDVPDTPIGSNVKVHYKIIEGEKERIQIFEGVVIARKRSGLRSTITVRKVTAGIGVERVFPIHSPKMDKIEVTRLGRVRRSKLYYLRALRGKKARIREKGQY
- a CDS encoding ribonuclease HII, which encodes MDLSRDKFHLDNELREAGYTLIAGVDEAGRGPLAGPVFAAAVILSPGNGLPQALDSKKISPTRREKLCRQIQEEALAWQVARIEHSVIDEINILRATLKAMVEAVKNLSRTPEMILVDGAQTPFVNSHSKAIRKGDSISQSIGAASILAKVHRDRVMAAYHEEYPLYGFDRHKGYGTQEHMEAIALLGPSPIHRRSFAGVKEHCK
- a CDS encoding YraN family protein, coding for MSRQEPEHLRTGDRGESLAAWFLRLKGYRILERNFECRCGEIDIVAWKKGTLVFVEVRTRKDGSLVAPLNSVTPVKAAKIIDTARWYLAGVARPLPPCRFDLVAVTPLGPRHQVNHIAGAFDTTTGEYVLGRRISAARSRRRFPPRRKRNTGK
- a CDS encoding sigma-54 dependent transcriptional regulator, which codes for MTGVNVLIVDDEKAIRDGLSRVLESEGFNTELSDSGYSALEELQSSDFQLVITDLKMPGMSGMEVLNAITILQPNVPVILITGYSTVENAVEVMKKGAFDYLAKPFTPDQLLDKVRKALDHRAFLLEEHSPARHLREQIGFDTMVGHSAALEKVFWRINQVAPTDSTVLITGESGTGKELAARGIHHVSPRRQKPFMAIDCTTLVESLLESELFGHIKGSFTGAVQTKKGLFQVADGGTLFLDEVSNISPAIQAKLLRVIQEMVITPIGGTKTIPIDIRLIAATNMDLKEMVAEGTFREDLYYRLNIVPIQIPPLREREGDLTLLASHFMKKYSEEIGKDIRGMAPGAMNVLKRYPFPGNVRELENVIERAIVLAKGNLIQAGDLEIQAPLCENGILDTERVPKSTEELKYMKKKLREDAVRPLEHAFLLDALERNGWNVTRAAEDVGMLRPNFQALLKKQGISLKDREAGS
- a CDS encoding ATP-binding protein, whose translation is MRFGLMIKFSIISAIVLMFTMTVFTLFNIAALKGAFMELYTRDIDNLSETILQTTHSAMLGGHVEEAYHLMNRAGKQENIKNVRLIDKNGVVQFSLDKKEVSTRIDKQEDPSCRMCHMGNSTKVDVPAMDRSRLFVDRDREEVLAVTRAIRNEPGCYEAQCHYHPSDVNLLGVLDITVSTSGIVTQMAAYRNNILIEIVFLVVALSLCLNLLTRKLITQPVNTLLDHTRALSRGDWRIIKDAPNDELGELAEAFNEMTGSLKKAREDRDQWAATLESRVEERTKQIQEMQSVLIRSEKLASLGELAAGIAHELNNPLTGILIHASIIDKNVKLVPEFKQDLDTITEEADRCARIVKNLLDFSRKTEPRKSMNSINDTLDRALGLVEHLSSFYDISIVREYANNLPDLLIDSGQMEQVFINMFLNASQAMEEGGTLTLWTGMDLTGDAVVVRIQDTGFGIPEENLVKVFDPFFSTKGARGTGLGLSVSYGIVEGHGGTVEVYSKVDEGTTFSITLPV
- a CDS encoding HAMP domain-containing protein — encoded protein: MFRQFATKEIINVAMVVTGFTIVCCILLYSFVKADMMKDSVRYEAALSDTILRSMRYAMLQSDHDSIDQMMLNIGAQEPVKYARIFKCTGVILHSSNIEEIGTVPDRGSPLCARCHTGSKPVTRLGLMDRAIVHTNENKEKILYLMTPIFNDPDCSSAACHFHPEEKQLLGTLDMGLSQEKLMKSLAMLRLRLVIFCVMILFLTVGGVTALLWRNVMQPLRGLVDYASECCEGRIGVDIPRGSAEIERLGELVQVMALERRGAQLPGDEDGTTDNGNPESGGTPS